In Nocardia yunnanensis, one DNA window encodes the following:
- a CDS encoding acetolactate synthase large subunit, which yields MSAPTARPGPSARKPAPTPQPAAAAAATPNRRQVPPERVTGAQSVVRSLEELGVDTVFGIPGGAILPVYDPLFDSTKVRHVLVRHEQGAGHAATGYAQATGKVGVCMATSGPGATNLVTPIADAQMDSVPLVAITGQVGRSLIGTDAFQEADISGITMACTKHNFLVTDPIDIPRMIAEAFHLAATGRPGAVLVDIPKDVLQAQTTFSWPPEMKLPGYRPVTKPHGKQVREAARMIMDAKAPVLYVGGGVIKADANEELLELAELTGIPVVTTLMARGAFPDSHTLNMGMPGMHGTVGAVAALQRSDLLITLGARFDDRVTGQLDSFAVGAKVIHADIDPAEIGKNRHADVPIVGDCREVITELIETLKADPAASGKAPLLDLTEWWTYLSGVRDSYPLGWKTPSDGSLSPEFVIEKLGQLAGPDAIYCAGVGQHQMWAAQFVKYEKPRTWLNSGGLGTMGYAVPAAMGAKMGMPDREVWAIDGDGCFQMTNQELATCAVEGVPIKVALINNGNLGMVRQWQTLFYEQRYSNTDLGTHTLRIPDFVKLAEALGCHGIRVEKEEDVEAAIREAQSINDRPVVIDFIVGKDAQVWPMVAAGTSNDEIMAARGIRPLFDDDESVAEPAVIHEAMSHEQASVNAHERAAQKGTQE from the coding sequence GTGAGCGCACCTACCGCACGGCCCGGGCCCTCGGCCCGCAAGCCCGCGCCTACGCCCCAGCCGGCCGCGGCCGCGGCCGCGACCCCGAACCGCCGCCAGGTCCCGCCCGAGCGGGTCACCGGCGCGCAGTCGGTCGTCCGTTCCCTCGAGGAGCTCGGCGTCGACACGGTCTTCGGCATTCCGGGCGGTGCGATTCTTCCCGTCTACGACCCGCTGTTCGACTCGACCAAGGTCCGCCACGTGCTGGTGCGGCACGAGCAGGGCGCGGGTCACGCCGCGACCGGCTACGCCCAGGCAACCGGCAAGGTCGGCGTCTGCATGGCGACATCCGGTCCCGGCGCGACCAACCTGGTCACCCCGATCGCGGACGCGCAGATGGATTCGGTGCCGCTGGTGGCCATCACCGGCCAGGTCGGCCGCTCGCTGATCGGCACCGACGCGTTCCAGGAAGCCGACATCTCGGGCATCACCATGGCGTGCACCAAGCACAACTTCCTGGTCACCGACCCGATCGACATCCCGCGCATGATCGCCGAGGCGTTCCACCTGGCCGCCACCGGCCGCCCGGGCGCGGTCCTGGTCGACATTCCCAAGGATGTGCTGCAGGCGCAGACCACCTTCTCGTGGCCGCCGGAGATGAAGCTGCCCGGCTACCGTCCGGTGACCAAGCCGCACGGCAAGCAGGTGCGCGAGGCCGCCCGGATGATCATGGACGCCAAGGCGCCCGTGCTCTACGTCGGCGGCGGCGTCATCAAGGCCGACGCCAACGAGGAACTCCTCGAGCTGGCCGAGCTGACCGGCATCCCGGTGGTCACCACCCTGATGGCGCGCGGCGCGTTCCCCGACTCGCACACCCTCAACATGGGCATGCCCGGTATGCACGGCACCGTGGGAGCCGTTGCGGCCCTGCAGCGTTCGGATCTGCTGATCACCCTGGGCGCGCGTTTCGACGACCGCGTCACCGGTCAGCTGGACTCGTTCGCAGTGGGCGCCAAGGTGATTCACGCCGACATCGACCCCGCCGAGATCGGCAAGAACCGCCACGCCGACGTCCCGATCGTGGGCGACTGCCGCGAGGTCATCACCGAGCTCATCGAGACCCTGAAGGCCGACCCGGCGGCGTCCGGCAAGGCGCCGCTGCTGGACCTGACCGAGTGGTGGACCTACCTCAGCGGTGTGCGCGACAGCTACCCGCTGGGCTGGAAGACCCCCTCCGACGGTTCGCTCTCGCCCGAGTTCGTGATCGAGAAGCTGGGCCAGCTGGCCGGACCCGACGCCATCTACTGTGCCGGCGTCGGCCAGCACCAGATGTGGGCCGCGCAGTTCGTCAAGTACGAGAAGCCGCGCACCTGGCTGAATTCCGGTGGTCTGGGCACCATGGGCTACGCCGTGCCCGCCGCCATGGGCGCCAAGATGGGCATGCCCGACCGCGAGGTCTGGGCCATCGACGGTGACGGCTGCTTCCAGATGACCAATCAGGAACTGGCCACCTGCGCCGTCGAGGGCGTCCCGATCAAGGTCGCGCTGATCAACAACGGCAACCTGGGCATGGTGCGGCAGTGGCAGACGCTGTTCTACGAGCAGCGCTACTCCAACACCGACCTGGGCACCCACACCCTGCGCATCCCCGACTTCGTGAAGCTGGCGGAAGCCCTTGGCTGCCACGGCATTCGGGTGGAGAAGGAAGAGGATGTGGAGGCCGCGATCCGCGAGGCGCAGTCGATCAACGACCGGCCCGTGGTGATCGACTTCATCGTCGGCAAGGACGCGCAGGTGTGGCCGATGGTCGCCGCCGGCACCTCCAACGACGAGATCATGGCCGCGCGCGGCATCCGCCCGCTGTTCGACGACGACGAGTCGGTCGCCGAGCCGGCCGTCATCCACGAGGCCATGTCGCATGAGCAGGCGTCGGTGAACGCTCACGAGCGTGCTGCCCAGAAGGGGACCCAGGAATGA
- a CDS encoding PQQ-dependent sugar dehydrogenase, with product MSLVAAGRVGVGARRVGLGASRVVLGVTLGAVLLSGCARFDDRASSPFTPEPTWQDAEPNTTTPKTPPSNAKRPDLPCVDPDTAVVVSCLDTTGGLVALPDGGSALVAERTTGRILKVVATDEGEPPAPVEVAKLDIDPAGDGGLTGLALSPTFGEDGLVYAYITTPSDNRVVRISTDGGGAPKPILTGIPKGSNGNRGSIDFLHDRMLILTGDAGNPSLATDSSSLAGKLLGVDSPAPGASSTVLVSGIGVAGGVCSDGKDSIWFTDRTATEDRLQRVGPDGAAVKAWTWPDHPGVAGCAAAADGVAISLTNQKGLALATADKTTHAVTAAPAVLAQDKYGRLDGAALGGDGNIWVGTVNKPDGNPNQYDDRVVRIPPPAAGGEGGKQ from the coding sequence ATGAGTTTGGTTGCCGCTGGCCGGGTCGGGGTGGGCGCACGCAGGGTGGGGCTGGGCGCGAGCAGGGTCGTGCTCGGCGTGACCCTGGGCGCCGTGCTGCTGTCGGGCTGCGCCCGCTTCGACGATCGCGCCTCCAGCCCGTTCACCCCGGAACCGACCTGGCAGGACGCCGAGCCCAATACGACCACGCCGAAAACCCCGCCCAGCAACGCGAAACGACCCGACCTGCCGTGCGTGGACCCCGATACCGCGGTGGTGGTGTCGTGCCTGGACACCACCGGCGGACTGGTGGCGCTGCCCGACGGCGGCAGCGCGCTGGTGGCCGAGCGGACCACCGGGCGCATCCTCAAGGTGGTCGCCACCGACGAGGGTGAGCCGCCTGCGCCGGTCGAGGTCGCCAAGCTCGATATCGACCCGGCCGGGGACGGCGGTCTCACGGGTCTGGCGCTCTCGCCGACCTTCGGCGAGGACGGGCTGGTCTACGCCTACATCACCACCCCGAGCGACAACCGGGTGGTGCGCATCTCCACCGACGGCGGCGGCGCGCCCAAGCCGATCCTGACCGGAATTCCCAAGGGCAGCAACGGCAATCGCGGTTCCATCGACTTCCTGCACGACCGCATGCTGATCCTCACCGGCGACGCCGGCAATCCGTCGCTGGCGACCGACAGCAGCTCGCTGGCCGGCAAGCTGCTCGGCGTCGACTCCCCCGCGCCCGGGGCGTCCTCCACCGTGCTGGTCTCCGGTATCGGCGTGGCCGGCGGAGTGTGTTCCGACGGCAAGGATTCCATCTGGTTCACCGACCGCACCGCCACCGAGGACCGCTTGCAGCGCGTCGGACCGGACGGGGCGGCGGTCAAGGCGTGGACGTGGCCGGACCACCCGGGTGTCGCGGGCTGCGCGGCCGCGGCCGACGGCGTGGCGATCTCGCTGACCAATCAGAAGGGCCTGGCGCTGGCCACCGCGGACAAGACCACGCACGCGGTGACCGCGGCGCCGGCGGTGCTGGCGCAGGACAAATACGGCCGCCTCGACGGCGCGGCCCTGGGCGGTGACGGCAATATCTGGGTCGGCACCGTGAACAAGCCGGACGGCAACCCCAACCAGTACGACGATCGAGTCGTGCGCATCCCGCCGCCGGCCGCGGGCGGCGAAGGCGGCAAGCAATAG
- a CDS encoding DoxX family protein has product MTDKQTESSEPSAVAGDATPAPPRPAGEPVRSPFDSPTEQFPTASGIPPVPGAGSGDVQTTEKLPRGDTQPTEKLPRTDEELGLDPEVPLYSQVRNAIPGAANSTTTEPSPTYSFASIPPAPPSPAENNGRVRRRDERRGTLDAGLLLLRLVIGGTFVYHGLQKATGWFHGPGLDGIKTAMENGGWKHVDIAAPMLIAGELGGGILVALGLATPLAAGALLAVILDAWLWKQGMAPGFQYSAKGNSVELESILVGLTTVLILTGPGQLSLDRNRGWSSRPFFGSLAAFVAAVAAAILTYVYLHGGNPLEGVGPF; this is encoded by the coding sequence GTGACCGACAAGCAGACCGAATCGTCCGAGCCGTCCGCCGTGGCGGGCGACGCCACGCCCGCACCGCCGCGACCGGCCGGGGAACCGGTCCGCAGCCCCTTCGACTCGCCGACCGAGCAGTTCCCCACGGCGTCCGGCATTCCGCCCGTCCCGGGTGCGGGTTCTGGCGATGTGCAGACCACCGAGAAGCTGCCGCGCGGCGACACTCAGCCGACGGAGAAGCTGCCGCGCACCGACGAGGAGCTCGGCCTCGATCCGGAGGTCCCGCTCTATTCGCAGGTGCGCAACGCCATTCCGGGCGCGGCCAACAGCACCACCACCGAGCCGTCGCCGACCTACTCGTTCGCCAGCATCCCGCCCGCGCCCCCGTCCCCCGCCGAGAACAACGGCCGGGTCCGCCGCCGCGACGAGCGCCGCGGCACCCTGGACGCCGGACTGTTGTTGCTGCGCTTGGTCATCGGCGGCACCTTCGTCTACCACGGGCTGCAGAAGGCGACCGGCTGGTTCCACGGGCCCGGCCTCGACGGCATCAAGACCGCCATGGAGAACGGCGGCTGGAAGCATGTCGACATCGCCGCGCCCATGCTCATCGCCGGCGAGCTCGGCGGCGGCATCCTGGTCGCCCTCGGCCTGGCCACCCCGCTGGCGGCGGGCGCGCTGCTCGCGGTCATCCTCGACGCCTGGCTGTGGAAGCAGGGCATGGCGCCCGGATTCCAGTACTCGGCCAAGGGCAATTCGGTGGAGCTGGAGTCGATCCTGGTCGGCCTGACCACCGTGCTGATCCTCACCGGCCCGGGCCAGCTCTCGCTGGACCGCAACCGCGGCTGGTCGAGCAGGCCGTTCTTCGGTTCGCTGGCCGCCTTCGTAGCGGCCGTGGCCGCGGCCATCCTGACCTACGTCTATCTGCACGGCGGCAACCCGTTGGAAGGCGTCGGCCCGTTCTGA
- a CDS encoding PH domain-containing protein gives MPPARSSHTPESESDAGHVIRIPRLAHLGVFILLFCVAFPFFGWPQVLWVLFAIPLAMVVWVERTRTTVSDNGIDTRTLFGSRHIDWADVRGLRIPKRGYLQLHLADDSDVSLPAVGYGQLATLIAASHGRIPDPFAEAEGTDAGSEEEDDDKGESAPE, from the coding sequence GTGCCACCTGCTCGATCGTCCCACACGCCCGAGTCCGAATCGGACGCGGGTCACGTGATCCGCATCCCCCGGCTCGCTCACCTCGGGGTGTTCATCCTGCTGTTCTGCGTGGCCTTCCCGTTCTTCGGCTGGCCGCAGGTGCTGTGGGTGCTGTTCGCGATCCCGCTGGCCATGGTCGTCTGGGTCGAACGCACCCGGACCACCGTCTCGGACAATGGGATCGACACCCGCACCCTGTTCGGCTCCCGGCACATCGACTGGGCCGACGTGCGCGGGCTGCGCATCCCCAAGCGCGGGTATCTGCAACTGCATCTGGCCGACGATTCCGACGTGAGCCTGCCCGCGGTCGGCTACGGGCAGCTCGCGACGCTGATCGCCGCCTCCCACGGCCGCATCCCGGATCCCTTCGCCGAGGCCGAGGGAACCGACGCTGGGTCCGAAGAAGAGGACGACGACAAGGGCGAGTCCGCGCCGGAGTAA
- the gatB gene encoding Asp-tRNA(Asn)/Glu-tRNA(Gln) amidotransferase subunit GatB has product MSAATVDLMDYSDVIDRYEPVLGMEVHVELGTATKMFCGCPTAFGAEPNTQVCPVCLGLPGSLPVVNEKAVESAIRIGLALNCTITPWGRFARKNYFYPDQPKNYQISQYDEPIAANGYLDVVLDDGTVFRVDIERAHMEEDTGKSLHVGGATGRIHGASHSLLDYNRAGVPLIEIVTKPIQGAGERAPEVARAYVTALREVLESLDVSDVKMEQGSLRCDANVSLMPKGAKEFGTRTETKNVNSLRSVEVAVRFEMRRQAAVLAAGGTILMETRHFHETDGTTSAGRIKETAEDYRYFPEPDLEPVAPDAAWVEELRGTIPEYPWLRRARIQSDWGLSDEVFRDLVNAGALDLIIATVDAGASVDAARSWWVAYLTEKAKESQVSLEDLPITPKQVAEVAGLVEAKTINNKVAKQVVDFVLAGEGEPAAIVEAKGLGMVSDDSALQTEVEKALAANPDIAEKIRSGKVQAAGKVVGDVMKATRGQADAARVRELVLAACGVQG; this is encoded by the coding sequence ATGAGCGCAGCGACCGTGGACTTGATGGACTACTCCGATGTCATCGACCGGTACGAACCGGTGCTCGGCATGGAGGTACACGTCGAGCTGGGCACCGCGACCAAGATGTTCTGCGGCTGCCCCACCGCATTCGGCGCCGAGCCCAACACCCAGGTGTGCCCGGTCTGCCTGGGCCTGCCGGGCTCGCTGCCGGTGGTGAACGAGAAGGCCGTCGAGTCCGCCATCCGCATCGGGCTGGCGCTCAACTGCACCATCACCCCGTGGGGGCGGTTCGCGCGCAAGAACTACTTCTATCCGGACCAGCCGAAGAACTACCAGATCAGCCAGTACGACGAGCCGATCGCGGCCAACGGCTACCTCGACGTGGTGCTCGACGACGGCACCGTGTTCCGGGTCGACATCGAACGCGCCCACATGGAAGAGGACACCGGCAAGTCGCTGCACGTCGGCGGCGCGACCGGTCGCATCCACGGCGCCTCGCATTCGCTGCTGGACTACAACCGCGCGGGCGTGCCGCTCATCGAGATCGTCACCAAACCCATTCAGGGCGCGGGCGAGCGGGCGCCCGAGGTGGCCCGCGCGTACGTGACCGCGCTGCGCGAGGTGCTCGAGTCGCTCGACGTCTCCGACGTGAAGATGGAGCAGGGCTCGCTGCGCTGTGACGCCAACGTCTCGCTGATGCCCAAGGGCGCCAAGGAATTCGGCACCCGCACCGAGACCAAGAACGTGAACTCGCTGCGCAGCGTCGAGGTCGCGGTGCGCTTCGAGATGCGGCGGCAGGCCGCGGTGCTGGCCGCGGGCGGCACCATCCTCATGGAGACCCGCCACTTCCACGAGACCGACGGCACCACCTCGGCCGGGCGCATCAAGGAGACCGCCGAGGACTACCGCTACTTCCCGGAGCCGGACCTCGAGCCCGTCGCGCCCGACGCCGCCTGGGTCGAGGAGCTGCGCGGCACCATTCCGGAATACCCGTGGCTGCGCCGCGCCCGCATCCAGTCCGACTGGGGTCTGTCCGACGAGGTGTTCCGCGACCTGGTCAACGCCGGCGCACTGGACCTGATCATCGCGACCGTCGACGCGGGCGCGTCGGTGGACGCCGCGCGCTCCTGGTGGGTCGCCTACCTGACGGAAAAGGCCAAGGAGAGCCAGGTTTCGCTGGAGGACCTGCCCATCACCCCGAAGCAGGTCGCCGAGGTCGCCGGACTCGTGGAGGCCAAGACCATCAACAACAAGGTCGCCAAGCAGGTCGTCGACTTCGTTCTCGCGGGGGAGGGCGAACCCGCCGCCATCGTCGAAGCCAAGGGCCTCGGCATGGTCTCCGACGACTCCGCGCTGCAGACCGAGGTCGAGAAGGCGCTGGCCGCCAACCCCGACATCGCCGAGAAGATCCGCTCCGGCAAGGTCCAGGCCGCGGGCAAGGTCGTCGGCGACGTCATGAAGGCCACCCGCGGCCAGGCCGACGCCGCGCGCGTGCGCGAGCTGGTGCTGGCCGCCTGCGGCGTGCAGGGGTAA
- a CDS encoding ABC transporter permease, translating into MIRAAWDRLRLFNIGELFAHRGRTVMAMVVMGVSAGLLVSVFSISGSITGSVDKLTKSLGGNAALEVSGITDAGFDQPLLQQIRAVPGVGAAVPMLRQSLGAGDSRALLIGADASVAQLGSDLGGTLREQASKLLTVPNGVLVGSAMGRAQGEKFQLGTVTATVAGVIDDATAAKINGGHIVIALLPVAQQITDRVGRLDSVQIVAAPNTDVGQLRSRLTAAVAGHAVVADPDLRTAQAGGAVMLVRYSTLASSASALIVSSFLIYNAMSMAVAQRRPTLSLLRAMGGKRSPMVRDLIAEAALLGLCGGVIGAIIGIFMGRTAIHQLPAAIVNSVESRTEYEVPGYAVPVAILACVLASVAAAAIAARQVYKVAPIEALAPVGVGAADRVKPLMRWVAAVFGVALIAGAVVIAEADLGRLSIGAISLSIAGAVVLCFAATEPIVAAVAAVARLFGAPGALGSTTIERAPRRVWATVMTVMIGVTAIVAIGNASRNMVSAATDSFQGLARTDVFVSPTPMEQFPTGPLLPADLKDKLKAIPGVGGVGSAQMAFATLGRGRVMLQAYENGVARTQTLDSVSAADQARMAKGEGVVVSRDVARSLGVHEGSALTLPTPTGEHRVTVLKVVPYFSAIAGVVVLDLDILRQWYQRPGETIIGVDFAPGADHAAVMAAVRAAVPADMHVDTGSQAVTAISSSVRQGTSISAAILWIVVLVSAVALLNTLMLSVLDRRRELGVLRAMGTSRRFLLRTVLTEAAGIGVTGALLGLTVGSAVHYLATVALGHAIAMDIAYHPSALLVAYAIIALGLSLLGAIPPALRAARLPIVEAIAVD; encoded by the coding sequence GTGATCCGGGCGGCGTGGGATCGGCTGCGGCTGTTCAATATCGGCGAACTGTTCGCCCACCGCGGCCGCACCGTCATGGCCATGGTGGTGATGGGAGTGTCGGCGGGACTGCTGGTTTCGGTGTTCAGCATCTCCGGCTCCATCACCGGCTCGGTGGACAAGCTCACCAAGAGCCTCGGCGGCAACGCGGCGCTCGAGGTCAGCGGCATCACCGACGCCGGATTCGATCAGCCACTGCTGCAACAGATTCGCGCCGTACCGGGGGTCGGCGCGGCGGTGCCGATGCTGCGGCAGTCCCTCGGCGCCGGCGACAGCCGCGCGCTGCTGATCGGCGCGGACGCCTCGGTGGCGCAGCTGGGCAGCGATCTCGGCGGGACGCTGCGCGAGCAGGCGAGCAAGCTGCTCACCGTCCCCAACGGCGTGCTCGTCGGCTCGGCCATGGGGCGTGCGCAGGGGGAGAAGTTCCAGCTGGGCACGGTGACCGCGACCGTCGCGGGCGTCATCGACGACGCCACCGCCGCCAAGATCAACGGCGGGCATATCGTGATCGCGCTGCTGCCGGTGGCGCAGCAGATCACCGACCGGGTCGGGCGGCTGGACTCGGTGCAGATCGTCGCCGCGCCGAATACCGATGTGGGACAGCTGCGTTCGCGGCTGACCGCCGCCGTCGCCGGGCACGCGGTGGTCGCCGATCCGGATCTGCGGACCGCGCAGGCCGGCGGCGCGGTCATGCTGGTGCGGTATTCGACGCTGGCCTCCTCGGCCTCGGCGCTCATCGTGTCCTCGTTTCTCATCTACAACGCCATGAGCATGGCCGTGGCGCAACGCCGCCCGACGCTGTCGCTGCTGCGGGCCATGGGCGGCAAGCGCTCCCCGATGGTGCGCGATCTGATCGCCGAGGCGGCGCTGCTCGGGCTGTGCGGCGGGGTCATCGGAGCGATCATCGGAATCTTCATGGGCCGCACCGCGATTCACCAGTTGCCCGCGGCCATCGTGAACTCGGTGGAATCACGCACCGAATACGAGGTGCCCGGGTACGCGGTGCCGGTGGCGATCCTGGCGTGCGTGCTGGCCAGTGTCGCGGCGGCCGCCATCGCCGCGCGGCAGGTGTACAAGGTCGCGCCCATCGAGGCGCTGGCTCCCGTCGGCGTCGGCGCGGCCGACCGGGTGAAGCCGCTGATGCGCTGGGTCGCAGCGGTTTTCGGGGTGGCGCTGATCGCGGGCGCGGTGGTCATCGCCGAGGCCGACCTGGGACGGCTGTCCATCGGGGCCATCTCGCTGTCCATCGCCGGCGCGGTGGTGCTGTGCTTCGCGGCCACCGAACCCATCGTGGCCGCGGTGGCCGCGGTGGCGCGGCTGTTCGGCGCGCCCGGCGCGCTGGGCTCCACCACCATCGAACGCGCGCCGCGCCGAGTGTGGGCGACCGTCATGACGGTCATGATCGGCGTGACCGCCATCGTCGCCATCGGCAATGCCAGCCGCAATATGGTCAGCGCCGCCACCGACAGCTTCCAGGGCCTGGCCCGCACCGACGTGTTCGTCAGTCCCACCCCCATGGAGCAGTTCCCCACCGGTCCGCTGCTGCCCGCCGATCTCAAGGACAAGCTGAAGGCCATCCCCGGTGTCGGCGGCGTCGGCTCCGCGCAGATGGCGTTCGCGACCCTGGGTCGGGGCCGAGTCATGTTGCAGGCGTACGAGAACGGGGTCGCCCGCACCCAGACCCTCGACAGCGTGAGCGCGGCCGATCAGGCGCGCATGGCCAAGGGGGAGGGCGTCGTCGTCTCCCGGGACGTGGCCCGCTCGCTCGGCGTGCACGAGGGCTCGGCGTTGACCCTGCCCACCCCGACCGGCGAACATCGGGTCACGGTGCTGAAGGTGGTGCCGTACTTCTCGGCCATCGCCGGCGTCGTCGTGCTCGACCTCGACATCCTGCGGCAGTGGTATCAGCGTCCCGGCGAAACCATCATCGGGGTGGACTTCGCGCCCGGCGCCGACCACGCCGCGGTCATGGCCGCGGTCCGCGCGGCCGTGCCCGCCGATATGCATGTCGACACCGGAAGCCAAGCGGTGACCGCGATTTCGTCGAGCGTGCGGCAGGGCACCTCGATCAGCGCGGCCATCCTCTGGATCGTGGTGCTGGTCTCGGCCGTGGCGCTGCTGAACACGCTGATGCTGTCGGTGCTGGATCGCCGGCGCGAACTCGGGGTGCTGCGGGCCATGGGCACCAGCCGCCGGTTCCTGCTGCGCACCGTGCTCACCGAAGCGGCGGGCATCGGCGTCACCGGCGCGCTGCTGGGTCTCACGGTCGGCTCGGCGGTGCACTATCTGGCGACGGTCGCGCTCGGGCACGCCATCGCCATGGACATCGCCTATCACCCGAGCGCACTGCTGGTGGCGTACGCGATCATCGCACTCGGGCTGTCGCTGCTCGGGGCGATTCCGCCGGCCCTGCGCGCGGCGCGGCTGCCCATCGTGGAGGCCATCGCGGTCGACTGA
- the ilvD gene encoding dihydroxy-acid dehydratase: MPPLRSRTTTAGRNAAGARALWRATGLTDSDFGKPIVAIANSYTQFVPGHVHLKDVGEIVAEAVRAAGGVPREFHTIAVDDGIAMGHGGMLYSLPSREIIADSVEYMANAHTADALVCISNCDKITPGMLNAAMRLNIPAVFVSGGPMEAGKAVVVGGVAQAPTDLITAISASASPHVTDDGLTEVERSACPTCGSCSGMFTANSMNCLTEALGLSLPGNGSTLATHSARRALFEKAGRVIVDIATRWYRDDDASVLPRNVANAKAFHNAMALDVAMGGSTNTVLHTLAAAQEGEIEFDLQSIDEISRRVPCLSKVSPNSDYHMEDVHRAGGIPAILGELRRAGLLHTDVTTVHTKSFDEWLDTWDIRSGKASEEAIELFHAAPGGVRTTVPFSTDNRWSSLDTDAEGGCIRDKAHAYTVEGGLCVLRGNIAPDGAILKTAGIDEDLFTFEGPAVVVESQEEAVSKILNKEIQPGDVVVVRYEGPKGGPGMQEMLHPTSFLKGVGLGKVCALITDGRFSGGTSGLSIGHMSPEAAAGGSIGLIENGDRIRIDVHTRALELLVPEEVLAERRVKMEASERPWQPVDRERPVTTALRAYAALATSADKGAVRRVP; this comes from the coding sequence ATGCCACCGCTTCGCTCACGCACCACCACCGCCGGCCGCAATGCCGCGGGCGCTCGCGCCCTCTGGCGCGCGACCGGCCTCACCGACTCCGATTTCGGGAAGCCGATCGTCGCCATCGCGAACTCGTACACGCAGTTCGTGCCCGGGCACGTGCACCTCAAGGATGTCGGCGAGATCGTTGCCGAGGCGGTGCGGGCTGCCGGTGGCGTGCCGCGCGAGTTCCACACCATCGCCGTGGACGACGGGATCGCGATGGGGCACGGCGGCATGCTGTACTCGCTGCCCTCGCGCGAGATCATCGCCGACTCCGTGGAATACATGGCCAACGCGCACACCGCGGACGCACTGGTCTGCATCTCCAACTGCGACAAGATCACCCCCGGCATGCTGAATGCCGCCATGCGGCTGAACATTCCGGCCGTGTTCGTCTCCGGCGGGCCGATGGAGGCCGGTAAGGCCGTGGTCGTGGGCGGCGTCGCCCAGGCCCCGACCGATCTGATCACCGCCATCTCCGCGAGCGCCTCGCCGCACGTGACCGACGACGGCCTCACCGAGGTCGAGCGTTCCGCGTGCCCGACGTGTGGTTCCTGCTCGGGCATGTTCACCGCCAACTCGATGAACTGCCTGACCGAGGCGCTGGGTCTGTCGTTGCCGGGCAACGGTTCCACGCTGGCCACGCATTCCGCGCGCCGCGCGCTGTTCGAGAAGGCCGGCCGGGTGATCGTGGACATCGCCACCCGCTGGTACCGCGACGACGACGCGTCGGTGCTGCCGCGAAATGTGGCCAATGCCAAGGCTTTCCACAACGCCATGGCCCTCGATGTCGCCATGGGCGGTTCCACCAACACGGTGCTGCACACCCTCGCCGCCGCGCAGGAGGGTGAGATCGAATTCGATCTGCAGAGCATCGACGAGATCTCGCGCCGGGTGCCGTGCCTGTCGAAGGTGTCGCCGAACTCCGATTACCACATGGAGGACGTGCACCGCGCCGGCGGCATTCCGGCCATTCTCGGTGAGCTGCGCCGCGCCGGTCTGCTGCACACCGACGTCACCACCGTGCACACCAAGTCGTTCGACGAGTGGCTCGACACCTGGGACATCCGCTCCGGCAAGGCTTCCGAGGAAGCGATCGAGCTGTTCCACGCCGCGCCCGGCGGGGTGCGCACCACCGTGCCGTTCTCCACCGACAACCGCTGGTCCTCGCTGGACACCGACGCCGAGGGCGGCTGCATCCGCGACAAGGCGCACGCCTACACCGTCGAGGGCGGGCTGTGCGTGCTGCGCGGCAATATCGCGCCCGACGGCGCGATCCTGAAAACCGCCGGCATCGACGAGGACCTGTTCACCTTCGAGGGCCCGGCCGTGGTGGTCGAGTCGCAGGAGGAGGCGGTCTCCAAGATCCTCAACAAGGAGATTCAGCCCGGCGACGTGGTCGTGGTCCGCTACGAGGGCCCCAAGGGCGGTCCGGGCATGCAGGAAATGCTGCACCCCACCTCGTTCTTGAAGGGCGTCGGCCTGGGCAAGGTCTGCGCGCTCATCACCGACGGACGCTTCTCCGGCGGCACCTCGGGCCTGTCCATCGGCCACATGTCCCCGGAGGCGGCGGCGGGCGGGTCCATCGGCCTGATCGAGAACGGTGACCGCATCCGCATCGACGTGCACACCCGCGCGCTCGAATTGCTGGTCCCCGAAGAGGTTCTCGCGGAGCGTCGCGTGAAAATGGAAGCGTCCGAACGGCCTTGGCAGCCGGTGGATCGCGAGCGGCCGGTCACCACCGCGCTGCGCGCCTACGCCGCGCTCGCCACCTCCGCCGACAAGGGTGCCGTCCGGCGCGTGCCGTAA